A section of the Agarivorans litoreus genome encodes:
- the glnG gene encoding nitrogen regulation protein NR(I), giving the protein MAATIWVVDDDSSIRWVLEKALKTAGYDCLSFADGEMMLQQLDYEQPDVVISDIRMPGMDGLSLLEKIQSHFPEMPVIIMTAHSDLDSAVNAYQRGAFEYLPKPFDIDEAVALTERAVTVSREQKGNKANNKPSSPAPEIIGEAPAMQEVFRAIGRLSRSSISVLINGQSGTGKELVAHALHKHSPRASGSFIALNMAAIPKDLIESELFGHEKGAFTGANNIRHGRFEQANGGTLFLDEIGDMPLDIQTRLLRVLADGQFYRVGGHSPVQVDVRIIAATHQNLEKKVAEGDFREDLFHRLNVIRIHLPSLCERREDIPALAKHFLEIAAKELNVESKLLHKDTQRFMMQLAWPGNVRQLENVCRWLTVMASGQEVLPADLPPELSQPVAAETGETADANWRSLLKSWVSQQLVSGQIDILGEAMPDFERIMLTTALEHTHGHKQEAARLLGWGRNTLTRKLKELDVEA; this is encoded by the coding sequence ATGGCAGCAACAATATGGGTCGTTGATGACGACAGCTCCATTCGGTGGGTGTTAGAAAAAGCGTTAAAAACTGCGGGTTACGACTGCTTGAGTTTCGCCGACGGCGAAATGATGCTTCAGCAGTTAGATTATGAACAACCCGACGTAGTGATATCAGACATTCGCATGCCTGGTATGGACGGTTTAAGCTTACTAGAAAAGATACAAAGCCATTTCCCTGAGATGCCGGTTATTATTATGACCGCCCACTCAGACTTAGATAGCGCGGTAAACGCTTACCAACGTGGCGCATTTGAGTACTTGCCAAAACCTTTTGATATCGATGAAGCGGTGGCCTTAACCGAACGAGCAGTAACGGTTTCTCGAGAACAGAAAGGTAACAAAGCGAACAACAAACCTAGTTCGCCAGCGCCAGAAATCATCGGTGAAGCACCGGCGATGCAGGAAGTATTTCGCGCCATTGGTCGTTTATCACGCTCAAGTATTTCGGTGCTGATTAACGGGCAATCAGGTACCGGTAAAGAGTTGGTAGCCCACGCTTTACATAAACATAGCCCTCGCGCTAGCGGCAGCTTTATTGCGTTAAACATGGCGGCTATTCCTAAAGATCTTATTGAATCAGAGCTATTTGGTCATGAAAAAGGCGCTTTTACTGGTGCTAACAACATCCGCCATGGCCGTTTTGAGCAAGCCAATGGTGGTACTCTATTTTTGGATGAAATTGGCGACATGCCGCTGGATATTCAAACCCGCTTGTTGCGCGTTCTAGCCGACGGACAGTTCTACCGAGTGGGCGGCCATTCACCAGTGCAAGTTGATGTACGAATCATCGCTGCAACCCACCAAAATCTTGAGAAAAAAGTAGCCGAAGGCGATTTCCGAGAAGACTTATTCCACCGCCTAAACGTAATTCGTATTCACTTACCGTCGTTATGTGAGCGCCGTGAAGACATTCCGGCTTTAGCTAAGCACTTCTTAGAAATAGCCGCAAAAGAATTGAACGTAGAAAGCAAATTACTACACAAAGATACCCAACGCTTTATGATGCAGTTAGCGTGGCCAGGTAACGTTAGGCAACTAGAAAACGTTTGTCGTTGGTTAACGGTAATGGCCAGTGGCCAAGAGGTGCTGCCAGCAGACCTACCGCCAGAGTTGAGCCAACCAGTAGCGGCAGAAACAGGTGAGACAGCCGATGCTAATTGGCGTTCGCTGTTAAAAAGCTGGGTTTCTCAGCAACTAGTTTCCGGCCAAATAGACATTCTTGGTGAAGCGATGCCCGACTTTGAGCGCATCATGCTAACTACCGCCTTAGAACATACCCATGGCCATAAGCAAGAAGCAGCCAGACTGCTTGGTTGGGGGCGTAATACCCTTACCCGTAAACTTAAAGAGCTAGACGTAGAAGCCTAG
- a CDS encoding DNA topoisomerase family protein: protein MSKIDPKLFSAHEHALEKEYDVCPKCGGELQHRNSKSGPFLGCSQYPSCDYSRALHQQDHSLDKVLPGTECPECGEELMLRQGRYGMFIGCSAFPSCQHIESAQPQAQSTPEINCPSCNKGKLAARQSRYGKTFYACNAYPKCSYAVNDQPIAKPCPDCGWELLVIKKTAAGKREVCPQKSCSYKSAPLVEA, encoded by the coding sequence ATGTCAAAGATAGATCCAAAGTTATTTTCTGCCCACGAACACGCCTTAGAAAAAGAATACGATGTTTGTCCCAAATGCGGTGGTGAACTGCAGCATCGAAATAGTAAATCTGGACCGTTTTTAGGTTGCAGCCAATATCCGAGTTGTGATTATAGCCGTGCCTTGCATCAGCAAGATCATTCTTTAGATAAAGTGCTGCCTGGGACCGAGTGTCCAGAATGTGGTGAAGAGTTAATGCTGCGCCAAGGGCGTTACGGCATGTTCATTGGCTGTAGTGCTTTTCCTAGCTGTCAGCATATTGAATCGGCTCAACCGCAGGCACAAAGCACACCTGAAATAAACTGCCCTTCATGCAATAAAGGCAAGTTAGCGGCCAGGCAATCCCGCTATGGTAAAACCTTTTACGCCTGCAACGCTTACCCTAAATGCTCTTATGCGGTGAATGACCAGCCTATCGCCAAGCCTTGCCCGGATTGTGGTTGGGAGCTATTGGTTATAAAGAAAACAGCAGCTGGTAAGCGAGAAGTCTGTCCGCAAAAATCCTGCAGCTATAAAAGTGCGCCTTTGGTGGAGGCTTAA
- a CDS encoding DUF494 family protein, with amino-acid sequence MFDILMYLFETYIHSDVELLMDHDELTEELSRAGFHKEEIYKALDWLEQLAALQDSDKQPYLNPSEIPSLRVYTAPEIAKLDVPCRGFLLFLEQMKVLNAETREMVIDRVMELDGPELELEDLKWVILMVLFNVPGSESAYQQMEELLFDLGDGPLH; translated from the coding sequence ATGTTTGATATCCTCATGTATCTGTTCGAAACCTACATTCATAGTGATGTAGAGCTGTTGATGGATCACGATGAGCTTACAGAAGAGCTTAGTCGCGCAGGGTTTCATAAAGAAGAAATCTATAAGGCACTAGATTGGTTGGAGCAGCTTGCAGCCTTGCAAGATAGCGACAAACAGCCTTATTTAAATCCTTCGGAGATTCCCTCATTACGGGTGTATACCGCACCAGAAATTGCCAAGTTGGATGTACCGTGCCGAGGCTTTTTACTGTTCTTAGAGCAGATGAAGGTACTTAACGCGGAAACCCGTGAAATGGTGATTGACCGCGTAATGGAACTTGATGGACCAGAGTTAGAACTGGAAGATTTAAAATGGGTCATTTTAATGGTGCTATTTAATGTTCCGGGCAGTGAGTCGGCTTATCAGCAAATGGAAGAGTTATTATTCGATTTGGGTGATGGTCCGCTGCACTAA
- the dprA gene encoding DNA-processing protein DprA has protein sequence MLPKISVVQYLKLAGVPRFSVARLQAALSQCSIEQLFAADASQLAAWQFSPEQTSALLQPKQARIDQALTWLEQDDCHLLGCFDPRYPECLRNIQRPPLLLFVRGNPALLDKPQLAIVGSRHASVSGLNHAKRFAQQLAEQGITITSGMALGIDAAAHKGALLARADATIAVVATGLDRVYPKRHQALAHQISEQGAIVSEFWPGTAAKANHFPRRNRIISGLSLATLVVQAGLPSGSLLTANYAVEQGRDVFAIPGSIDDPLHAGCHHLIQQGAKLVTCPVDIIEELGVFSGQTALPLHAVEQNMQEQDLPYRQLLDNVAYETTTIDDLVLSTQQPVDAVLAQLTELEILGVVAVVPGGYVKLRRN, from the coding sequence TTGCTACCGAAAATATCGGTAGTTCAATATCTTAAACTTGCAGGCGTGCCTCGTTTTTCGGTGGCACGTTTGCAAGCTGCATTAAGCCAATGCAGTATTGAGCAGTTATTTGCTGCTGATGCTAGCCAATTGGCTGCTTGGCAGTTTAGCCCTGAACAAACTTCTGCATTACTGCAACCCAAACAGGCGCGCATTGATCAAGCACTCACCTGGCTTGAACAAGACGATTGCCATTTATTGGGGTGTTTTGATCCTCGCTACCCGGAATGCTTACGCAATATCCAACGCCCGCCTCTGTTGCTATTTGTACGTGGTAATCCCGCACTATTAGATAAACCTCAGCTAGCAATAGTCGGTAGTCGTCATGCTAGTGTTTCGGGTTTAAATCATGCCAAGCGTTTTGCTCAGCAACTTGCAGAGCAAGGAATCACCATTACTAGTGGTATGGCGTTGGGAATTGATGCCGCGGCTCATAAAGGGGCGCTGTTAGCTAGAGCTGATGCCACTATTGCTGTGGTGGCAACGGGCTTGGATAGGGTTTACCCTAAACGACATCAGGCGCTAGCGCATCAAATTAGCGAGCAGGGTGCAATAGTGAGCGAGTTTTGGCCCGGTACCGCCGCCAAAGCCAATCATTTTCCAAGACGTAATCGCATTATTAGTGGCTTAAGTTTGGCAACCTTAGTGGTGCAAGCGGGGTTACCCAGTGGCTCCTTACTGACTGCGAATTACGCCGTTGAACAAGGCCGTGATGTATTTGCTATACCGGGTTCTATTGATGATCCCTTGCATGCCGGTTGTCATCATTTGATTCAACAAGGAGCTAAATTGGTGACTTGCCCGGTCGATATAATAGAAGAGTTGGGTGTTTTTTCTGGGCAAACAGCTTTACCGTTGCATGCGGTGGAGCAAAATATGCAAGAACAAGATTTGCCTTATCGGCAATTGTTGGATAACGTAGCTTATGAGACTACAACAATTGATGATTTAGTCTTAAGCACTCAACAACCTGTTGATGCTGTACTGGCTCAGTTAACTGAGTTAGAGATATTGGGTGTTGTGGCCGTTGTGCCAGGTGGTTACGTCAAGCTGAGGAGGAACTAA
- a CDS encoding LysM peptidoglycan-binding domain-containing protein, translating to MKGKKLVWLWASLLFLVGGAIADTLKLKEDFPEVYVVKKGDTLWDISALYLHSPWLWPRLWQYNPQVENPHLIYPGDRLSLVYEDGEPRLVRKRIVKVTPKARIEEKASPIPTVPLASISAFLSHDHIADENMLKGAPYVLGDNDAQSRIAIGRAMYARGETKPGQYYGIYRIGDKYRDPETKEELGQVLNFIGVGVSERQHEDNITQFKVTQVLKEIRQGDIMLELPDQDRLPAYFIPNNKQLESSGYILSAATDTSVMSRYDVVVINKGTRDNVAPGDMFAVAQPGKVMIDKVRRKSYEETANHFDRAFNSDDQRVSLPNEKVGELMVFKSYEKLSYAIITDSKVILRPHYLVENL from the coding sequence ATGAAAGGGAAAAAATTAGTTTGGCTTTGGGCCTCTTTGTTGTTTTTAGTGGGAGGTGCTATTGCTGACACACTGAAACTTAAGGAGGATTTTCCCGAAGTCTATGTTGTGAAAAAAGGCGATACCTTATGGGATATCTCTGCCTTGTATTTACATTCTCCGTGGCTTTGGCCGCGCTTGTGGCAATACAACCCACAAGTTGAGAATCCGCACCTGATTTATCCAGGTGATCGCTTATCGTTGGTTTATGAAGATGGTGAGCCTCGTTTAGTGCGTAAGCGTATTGTAAAAGTAACGCCCAAGGCACGTATTGAAGAAAAGGCTAGCCCTATTCCTACGGTGCCACTGGCCTCGATTAGCGCATTTTTATCACATGACCATATTGCCGATGAAAATATGCTGAAAGGCGCACCTTACGTGCTTGGTGACAATGATGCGCAGTCGCGTATTGCCATTGGCCGTGCGATGTATGCCCGTGGTGAAACCAAACCTGGCCAATACTACGGTATCTACCGTATTGGTGATAAATACCGTGATCCTGAAACAAAAGAAGAGCTAGGCCAGGTGCTTAACTTTATTGGCGTTGGAGTGTCTGAGCGTCAGCATGAAGACAACATCACCCAGTTTAAGGTGACGCAGGTATTAAAAGAAATTCGCCAAGGCGATATTATGCTGGAGCTACCAGACCAAGATCGTTTGCCTGCTTATTTCATTCCAAATAACAAACAGTTGGAAAGCAGTGGCTACATTCTTTCTGCTGCTACTGATACCTCGGTAATGAGCCGTTACGATGTAGTGGTGATAAACAAAGGTACTCGCGATAATGTAGCTCCAGGTGATATGTTTGCGGTGGCGCAGCCAGGGAAAGTGATGATTGATAAAGTAAGACGCAAGTCTTACGAGGAAACCGCTAATCACTTCGACCGCGCTTTTAACAGTGATGATCAACGAGTATCGCTGCCTAACGAGAAAGTGGGTGAGCTGATGGTATTTAAGAGCTATGAGAAATTGAGCTACGCAATCATCACCGATAGCAAAGTTATTCTTCGCCCACATTATTTGGTGGAGAACCTATAG
- the def gene encoding peptide deformylase, producing MAVLEVLRFPDERLRTIAQPVNNIDDKVKTIIENMFETMYQEEGVGLAATQVNIHQQIVVIDVSDTRDQRLALINPEIIETDGEALNEEGCLSVPEYRAQVPRAEKIKVKSLDADGNEQIFEAEGLLAICVQHELDHLKGKLFIDYLSPLKRQRVKTKLEKLARRK from the coding sequence ATGGCTGTACTTGAAGTATTGCGTTTTCCTGATGAACGCCTGCGTACTATAGCGCAACCCGTTAATAATATTGACGATAAAGTTAAAACTATAATCGAAAACATGTTTGAAACCATGTATCAAGAGGAAGGAGTTGGCCTAGCTGCGACACAGGTCAACATTCACCAGCAAATTGTAGTGATTGACGTATCAGATACGCGAGATCAACGACTTGCGTTAATTAATCCTGAAATCATCGAAACTGATGGCGAAGCATTAAATGAAGAAGGTTGTTTATCGGTTCCTGAATATCGTGCCCAAGTGCCAAGAGCAGAAAAAATCAAAGTGAAATCTTTGGATGCCGACGGTAACGAGCAAATATTTGAGGCTGAAGGCCTACTGGCTATTTGTGTGCAACACGAACTAGACCACTTAAAAGGTAAATTGTTTATCGATTACTTGTCGCCTCTTAAGCGCCAACGAGTAAAAACCAAACTCGAAAAACTTGCTCGTCGCAAGTAA
- the fmt gene encoding methionyl-tRNA formyltransferase, with product MTPLRIIFAGTPDFAARHLSALIASDHQVVAAYTQPDRPAGRGKKLQASPVKQLALEHGIAVFQPENFKSEEAQQQLAALNADLMVVVAYGLLLPQVVLDTPRLGCINVHGSLLPRWRGAAPIQRSIWAGDSHSGVTIMQMDIGLDTGDMLLLDEVEIAKDETSASLYDKLAEVGPHSLVKAVEGLANGALSATPQDDSQANYAKKLSKAEACIDWQQDAEFIERCIRAFNPWPMSYFTLADKNIKVWQASVQQHSGQQAPGTIIAADKHGIVVATGKDALRLEIIQIPGKKALAAADVLNARKEWFELGAKLETANG from the coding sequence ATGACGCCATTGCGGATCATCTTTGCCGGCACGCCGGATTTTGCGGCGCGCCATCTAAGCGCATTAATTGCCAGTGACCACCAAGTCGTTGCCGCCTACACCCAGCCAGATCGCCCGGCGGGTCGCGGTAAAAAGCTGCAAGCTAGCCCGGTAAAACAGCTAGCGCTTGAGCACGGCATTGCAGTTTTCCAACCGGAAAACTTTAAGAGCGAAGAAGCACAACAGCAGTTAGCCGCGTTAAACGCCGATTTAATGGTAGTAGTGGCTTACGGTTTGCTGCTGCCTCAAGTTGTTTTAGATACACCGCGTTTAGGTTGTATTAATGTGCATGGTTCTTTATTACCTCGCTGGCGCGGAGCGGCACCGATTCAGCGCTCAATTTGGGCTGGCGATAGCCACTCGGGCGTGACCATCATGCAAATGGACATAGGTTTAGATACCGGTGACATGCTGTTATTAGATGAAGTTGAAATCGCCAAAGATGAAACCAGTGCATCACTGTATGACAAACTGGCCGAAGTAGGCCCGCACTCGCTGGTTAAAGCTGTTGAAGGTTTAGCCAACGGAGCGTTGAGCGCTACACCGCAAGACGATAGCCAAGCAAATTACGCCAAAAAGCTTAGCAAAGCAGAAGCATGTATCGATTGGCAACAAGATGCCGAATTTATCGAACGCTGCATTCGCGCCTTTAATCCTTGGCCAATGAGCTACTTCACCCTAGCGGATAAAAACATCAAGGTATGGCAAGCTAGCGTACAACAGCACTCTGGCCAACAGGCTCCAGGCACTATCATTGCGGCAGATAAACACGGCATTGTAGTGGCCACCGGCAAAGATGCTTTGCGCCTTGAGATAATTCAAATCCCAGGTAAAAAGGCCTTAGCCGCCGCAGACGTACTAAATGCTCGAAAAGAGTGGTTTGAACTGGGTGCAAAGCTGGAGACTGCTAATGGCTGA
- the rsmB gene encoding 16S rRNA (cytosine(967)-C(5))-methyltransferase RsmB → MAEQPKTKQINARAAAANILYQVVDQGQSLSQMLPRVLPQVVTRDHALVKELCFGVLRWLPRFEAVLQQLMDKPLKGKIRNGHFLLMVGLYQLFYMRVPAHAAVSETVSATSQLKLHSLKKLVNGVLRNAERQREQLEPQLTANDSLQYCHPSWISKRLKAAYPEQWAQILEANNQHAPMWIRVNALQGERDAYQAELAALDIASQSSTLAQQALCLDKAQPVHKLPRFAEGASSVQDGAAQMAASLLDAQPGERVLDACAAPGGKTCHILELQPALAELVAVDTEQARLNRVTENLERIGLTATLHCNDASKPERWNDQLFDRILLDAPCSATGVIRRHPDIKWLRRDSDIAELVKLQKDILEALWQQLKPGGVMLYATCSVLPDENSQQIAAFLQQTADAELVPINQDETATQPGWQLLPGNNNMDGFYYARLRKTLP, encoded by the coding sequence ATGGCTGAACAGCCAAAAACTAAGCAAATAAATGCCCGCGCAGCGGCTGCCAACATTTTGTATCAAGTGGTAGACCAAGGCCAGTCGCTAAGCCAAATGCTGCCACGAGTATTGCCTCAAGTAGTGACGCGCGATCACGCCTTGGTAAAAGAGCTATGTTTTGGAGTGTTGCGTTGGCTACCGCGCTTTGAAGCGGTACTACAGCAGCTAATGGATAAACCCTTAAAAGGCAAAATCCGCAATGGTCACTTTTTGCTAATGGTTGGCTTGTACCAGCTATTCTACATGCGAGTGCCAGCTCACGCGGCGGTGTCGGAGACTGTATCAGCCACCAGCCAGTTAAAACTGCATAGCCTAAAAAAACTGGTGAATGGCGTATTACGAAATGCCGAGCGCCAACGCGAGCAATTAGAGCCCCAGCTCACCGCCAACGACAGCTTACAATATTGCCACCCAAGCTGGATAAGCAAACGCTTAAAAGCCGCTTATCCAGAACAATGGGCGCAAATACTCGAAGCTAATAACCAACATGCTCCGATGTGGATAAGGGTAAACGCTCTACAAGGTGAACGCGATGCTTATCAAGCAGAGCTTGCGGCTTTAGATATCGCCAGCCAAAGTTCCACGCTGGCGCAGCAAGCCTTATGTTTAGACAAAGCACAGCCCGTGCATAAGTTACCACGCTTCGCCGAAGGTGCATCTTCGGTTCAAGATGGCGCCGCGCAAATGGCAGCCAGCTTATTGGATGCGCAGCCCGGTGAGCGTGTATTAGATGCCTGCGCCGCACCAGGCGGTAAAACCTGTCACATTCTAGAACTACAACCAGCATTAGCTGAACTGGTTGCGGTAGATACCGAACAAGCCCGCTTAAACCGTGTTACAGAGAACCTTGAGCGAATAGGTTTAACAGCTACTTTGCATTGTAACGACGCCAGCAAACCAGAACGTTGGAACGATCAGCTTTTCGACCGGATTTTGTTAGACGCCCCCTGCTCCGCCACTGGCGTTATACGTCGCCATCCCGACATCAAGTGGTTACGCCGTGATAGCGATATTGCGGAGTTAGTGAAACTACAAAAAGACATCTTAGAAGCGCTTTGGCAACAGTTAAAACCTGGCGGAGTCATGCTTTACGCGACCTGTTCGGTGTTGCCCGACGAAAATAGCCAGCAAATTGCGGCATTTTTGCAACAAACCGCGGATGCTGAACTGGTGCCAATTAACCAAGATGAAACAGCGACCCAACCTGGTTGGCAACTTTTACCCGGCAACAATAACATGGATGGTTTTTATTATGCTCGACTACGGAAAACCCTTCCTTAG
- the trkA gene encoding Trk system potassium transporter TrkA codes for MKIIILGAGQVGGTLAENLVGEKSDITLVDTNQDRLRELQDKFDLQVVFGHAAHPSVLREAGAHDADMLVAVTNSDETNMAACQIAYTLFNTPNKVARIRSEELLAEKEALFCNEAVPLDHLIAPEQLVTDYISRLIDYPGALQVMQFARGRVGLVAIKAYYGGPLVGNALSVLRDHMPDIETRVAAIFRQGRAIRPQGTTVIEADDEVFFVAASDHIRKVMAELQKLEKPYRRLMIVGGGNIGAALAKRLESQYSVKLIERNQRRAEQLAEMLNNTIVFCGDASDQELLSEENIEQVDVFIAVTNDDEANIMSAMLAKRMGAKKVMVLIQRGAYVELVQGGTIDIAISPQQATISALLTHVRRADIVNVYSLRRGAAEAIEAIAHGDSNTSKVVGRSVGELKLPPGTTIGAVVRGNEVIIAHDDTVIEQDDHVVMFLVDKKFIPEVERLFQPSPFFL; via the coding sequence ATGAAAATCATTATTCTTGGAGCGGGCCAAGTAGGTGGCACGTTAGCAGAAAACCTAGTGGGTGAGAAATCAGATATCACCCTGGTAGATACTAACCAAGACCGCTTGCGAGAGCTGCAAGATAAGTTTGATTTACAGGTTGTATTTGGTCATGCCGCCCACCCCAGCGTATTACGTGAGGCGGGTGCGCACGATGCCGACATGTTGGTCGCGGTAACGAACAGCGATGAGACCAATATGGCGGCTTGCCAGATTGCTTACACACTGTTTAATACCCCAAACAAAGTGGCGCGAATTCGCTCTGAAGAGTTGCTTGCCGAGAAAGAAGCGCTATTTTGTAATGAGGCGGTTCCGCTCGACCACTTAATCGCGCCCGAGCAACTGGTTACCGACTACATCAGCCGTTTAATTGACTACCCTGGCGCACTGCAGGTGATGCAATTTGCCCGAGGTCGAGTAGGTCTGGTAGCGATTAAAGCCTACTACGGGGGCCCTTTAGTAGGTAATGCCTTATCGGTATTACGCGACCACATGCCTGATATTGAAACCCGAGTAGCAGCAATTTTCCGCCAAGGACGCGCAATTCGCCCACAGGGCACCACTGTGATTGAAGCAGATGATGAGGTCTTTTTTGTTGCAGCCAGCGACCATATCCGCAAAGTCATGGCCGAATTGCAGAAACTTGAGAAACCCTATCGTCGCTTGATGATTGTTGGCGGCGGTAACATTGGCGCCGCGCTAGCTAAGCGCTTAGAAAGCCAATACAGCGTTAAGCTTATCGAACGTAACCAACGCCGCGCCGAGCAACTGGCAGAAATGCTAAACAATACCATCGTGTTTTGTGGTGATGCCTCAGATCAAGAGTTGCTCAGCGAAGAGAACATCGAACAAGTTGATGTATTTATCGCGGTTACTAACGATGATGAAGCCAACATCATGTCGGCCATGTTAGCCAAACGCATGGGCGCCAAAAAAGTGATGGTGCTAATTCAACGTGGTGCTTACGTAGAGTTGGTACAAGGCGGCACTATTGACATTGCTATCTCACCGCAGCAAGCGACTATCTCAGCCCTGCTTACCCATGTTCGACGTGCCGATATCGTAAATGTTTACTCACTGCGCCGCGGTGCAGCCGAAGCTATTGAAGCGATTGCGCATGGCGATAGCAATACATCAAAAGTGGTGGGGCGAAGCGTTGGTGAGTTAAAACTTCCTCCCGGTACCACCATTGGTGCAGTAGTGCGCGGTAACGAAGTGATCATTGCCCACGACGATACGGTGATTGAGCAAGATGACCACGTAGTGATGTTCTTAGTGGATAAGAAATTTATCCCTGAAGTTGAGCGTCTATTCCAGCCTAGTCCGTTCTTCCTGTAG